In Pomacea canaliculata isolate SZHN2017 linkage group LG12, ASM307304v1, whole genome shotgun sequence, a single genomic region encodes these proteins:
- the LOC112577431 gene encoding guanine nucleotide exchange factor MSS4-like codes for MAESGATPVGDDVSAFYDLVENGKNKTSIYCQRCRSLVLSPNNATLVEKEFYLPYMFKKKVETQPTEGEDLKAFWLVKDMYTFDNVGFSNTVDSIKYLICADCEIGPIGWHNITDKKSFYIAVERVRHE; via the exons ATGGCAGAATCTGGAGCAACGCCTGTTGGAGACGATGTGTCTGCTTTTTATGATCTtgtagaaaatggaaaaaataagaCCAGCATTTACTGTCAGCGATGTCGAAGTCTTGTCCTTTCGCCGAACAATGCAACATTGGTTGAAAAAGAG TTTTACCTTCCATACATGTTCAAGAAAAAGGTGGAAACACAACCCACTGAAGGTGAGGACCTCAAGGCATTTTGGCTGGTGAAAGATATGTACACCTTTGACAATGTTGGCTTCTCTAACACAGTTGACTCCATAAAATACCTGATCTGCGCTGACTGTGAGATTGGGCCTATTGGTTGGCACAACATCACAGACAAGAAATCATTTTACATTGCTGTTGAACGTGTCCGACATGAATGA
- the LOC112576666 gene encoding integrator complex subunit 8-like, with protein MTEIQMPRSPGTGLGPNMLPPVSWFEFVLNENLLEEHLSKDNPEPAAVQLIIQFMQQAEVEMLALIQNTREQNAAAAQAQAHLLPPSEVKTENNELVVEESRKVKALRTLALRVACYLHWDLSTMEKSVPTPIIQALLIELLKIAAPDLIDNIHSPDLEDTSMSDSALFAVHLFHRWCIRSIVRDGFFLRPPKHSFIPPPGQVDPNALMMAATETIIRKFKEQLPSSISFLEKCCQDQISVKMATPASFLVPNENVSASTDWQQVVLVSADEVICQIAFDLGSLYFYQGEYRKAFEKFRTCKQLLTKFTEPVYCNICKERLRGYLTSCSSLLGVTLDSQANSLFEKSEASKKKQYQGIVSILLEDNLKQELSMAYRNSIQEEVARQGQSQLHIQVCLCNIVRTVLEGKAVVTPVVEALSSADEEILSFLVQIVSEMMKGSSITQRSNLKCFLWHLVQILPPDSALPHLLVNSDVAAFFSDAEVSEMALEDVDSDQLYLQDLGTDVAAILSCTSTRESSYNVSDVEGQLLTVYEPSIIHDLLTDLYENRGLHPSQIIALNERWKVPMEIKQVLDYLPTAEEFKQAYVYVLIAKAKHCMELRIFDRARQLLSEADSVVADLSYVLSKHVRWQMLLADLQQYFLNETVAESSSVQDLVKKTKTCLTSIRLGQDIQPSMEVLEYCTAFLLNIRDWDYLSNMENTANGYIEMSRLIACACKEISQIKNARKPAREMWEVLLTVYKNSAQTKRTTTGREGASTRESQIGMRESASNRDSQIGVLQKNQFLAFIKNIKEVTVLTLLMSAFAKLFATLKDNVTSEINTEYIQLWPTAVNGMNLMNVQAVEDTLKTLMTHALTVNPSNSSWLRTQADIAFAEGQFSTAIKFYLEAGVVATDFFSTPVPRSLYDDQVYRRMIKCCGYLQCHTQVAVLCQFLDETDYSAAFKALQERNTHDAMDAYYSCIWDITILEFLVHLHTKRGETDKRQCAQRALSQMDLNSNNPEEIQRRATHVRKTKFLRALAKQYVI; from the exons ATGACAGAAATTCAAATGCCGAGAAGCCCAGGCACCGGCTTGGGGCCAAACATGCTTCCTCCCGTCTCATGGTTTGAATTTGTTCTTAATGAAAATCTTCTGGAAGAACATCTCTCTAAGGATAATCCAG AACCAGCAGCGGTGCAACTCATCATCCAGTTCATGCAACAGGCAGAAGTTGAAATGCTGGCCTTGATCCAAAATACTCGGGAACAGAATGCAGCAGCTGCACAAGCCCAAGCACATCTTCTTCCACCTTCAGAAGTCAAAACAGAGAATa ATGAACTGGTAGTGGAGGAGAGCCGAAAAGTGAAAGCACTACGAACGCTGGCACTCCGGGTGGCCTGCTATTTACACTGGGACTTATCTACCATGGAAAAAAG tGTACCGACACCAATAATACAAGCCCTTTTGATTGAGCTATTAAAAATAGCTGCTCCAGATTTGATTGACAACATTCATTCTCCAGATCTCGAGGACACCAGCATGTCTGATAGTGCTCTGTTTGCAGTTCACCTATTCCATCGATG GTGCATTCGGAGCATCGTTCGAGATGGGTTTTTTTTGAGACCTCCAAAACATAGTTTTATTCCACC GCCAGGCCAAGTTGACCCAAATGCACTTATGATGGCTGCTACAGAGACAATTATCAGAAAG ttcaaAGAGCAGCTTCCATCATCAATCAGTTTTCTTGAAAAGTGCTGCCAGGATCAAATCAGCGTGAAGATGGCCACACCTGCTAGCTTCCTTGTTCCCAATGAAAATGTCAGTGCCAGTACAGATTGGCAGCAAGTTGTCCTGGTTTCAGCTGATGAAGTTATATGTCAG ATTGCCTTTGACCTGGGTTCACTTTATTTCTACCAAGGAGAATACCGAAAAGCATTTGAAAAATTCCGAACATGTAAACAATTATTAACTAAG TTTACTGAGCCTGTGTATTGCAACATTTGCAAAGAAAGATTGAGAGGATACCTTACCAGCTGCAGTAGTCTCCTTGGGGTCACCCTAGATAGCCAGGCCAACAGTTTGTTTGAGAAGTCAGAGGCAAGCAAGAAGAAACAATACCAG GGCATTGTGAGCATTCTTTTGGAGGATAATCTGAAACAAGAGCTGAGCATGGCTTATCGTAACAGTATACAAGAGGAGGTTGCTCGACAAGG GCAAAGCCAGCTACACATTCAGGTTTGTCTCTGCAACATTGTGCGAACTGTACTTGAAGGCAAAGCAGTGGTTACACCAGTGGTTGAAGCACTTAGCTCTGCTGATGAAGAGATACTTAGTTTTCTTGTTCAG ATTGTTAGTGAGATGATGAAAGGTTCATCAATTACTCAGAGGTCAAACCTCAAATGTTTTTTATG GCATCTCGTACAGATTCTACCTCCAGACAGTGCTCTGCCACATCTTCTAGTGAACAGTGATGTAGCAGCATTCTTCAGTGATGCTGAGGTGTCAGAGATGGCTTTGGAGGATGTTGACTCCGACCAGCTCTATTTGCAGGACCTGGGCACAGATGTAGCAGCAATTCTCAGCTGTACTTCCACTCGAG AGTCCTCATACAATGTTAGCGATGTTGAGGGACAGCTGTTGACTGTGTATGAACCATCCATAATCCATGACCTTCTCACTGACCTGTATGAGAACCGTGGTCTTCACCCTTCACAGATTATAGCTCTGAATGAGAGG TGGAAGGTTCCAATGGAGATAAAACAGGTTTTGGATTACCTGCCTACAGCAGAAGAGTTCAAGCAAGCCTATGTTTATGTGCTGATTGCCAAAGCAAAACATTGCATGGAACTGAGG ATCTTTGACCGAGCCCGTCAGCTGCTGAGTGAGGCTGATTCAGTGGTGGCAGATCTTTCTTATGTGCTATCTAAGCATGTGAGGTGGCAGATGCTGCTGGCTGACCTCCAACAGTATTTCCTGAATGAGACAGTTGCTGAGTCCTCAAGTGTTCAAGATCTggttaaaaaaaccaaaacctgTCTGACTTCAATACGTCTAGGTCAAG ATATCCAACCTAGCATGGAGGTGCTGGAATATTGTACAGCTTTCCTGCTGAATATTCGTGACTGGGATTATTTGTCAAATATGGAAAATACAGCAAATGGATATATAGAG ATGAGTCGACTTATAGCATGTGCTTGTAAGGAGATTTCACAGATCAAAAATGCCCGCAAACCAGCCAGGGAAATGTGGGAAGTTT tgttGACCGTGTACAAGAACAGTGCTCAGACAAAACGCACCACCACAGGACGAGAAGGGGCCTCTACTCGGGAGTCTCAGATTGGCATGCGAGAAAGTGCTTCAAATCGAGATTCCCAGATTGGGGTTCTtcaaaaaaatcagtttttggcttttataaaaaatataaag GAAGTAACTGTATTGACTTTGCTCATGTCTGCCTTTGCAAAGCTGTTTGCAACACTGAAG GATAATGTTACAAGTGAGATCAACACGGAATACATACAATTATGGCCTACAGCTGTTAACGG CATGAATCTCATGAATGTGCAAGCAGTGGAAGATACATTAAAGACATTGATGACTCATGCTTTGACAGTAAATCCTTCAAACTCTTCATGGCTGCGTACACAAGCTGACATTGCCTTTG cTGAAGGGCAATTTTCAACAGCGATCAAATTTTACCTAGAGGCTGGTGTTGTAGCAACAGATTTCTTCTCTACACCTGTTCCACGTAGTCTGTATGATGATCAG GTGTACAGACGAATGATCAAGTGTTGTGGATACCTTCAGTGCCACACCCAGGTGGCTGTGCTATGCCAGTTTCTGGATGAGACGGACTACAGCGCAGCTTTTAAAGCATTGCAAGAGCGTAACACGCACGATGCTATGGATGCCTACTACTCCTGCATATGGGATATAACCATTCTAGAGTTCTTAGTCC ACCTACATACAAAACGAGGAGAGACAGATAAACGCCAGTGTGCA CAACGAGCGCTAAGTCAGATGGACCTAAACAGTAATAATCCTGAGGAAATACAGCGCCGTGCTACCCATGTCCGCAAAACCAAGTTTCTCAGAGCCTTGGCAAAGCAATATGTGATCTAG